In Podarcis raffonei isolate rPodRaf1 chromosome 8, rPodRaf1.pri, whole genome shotgun sequence, the genomic window AAACTCTGGAAAGTGTTCCATCTGAATGCCCACCTGcagcaaggaagaggaggaaacacaGAGTTAGGGATGATCTGCCTGGCATTTGCCCATCTCAGGGGCAAAGCTCTGCAAGTGACAGGAAGCCACTCACCATGAGGTACATGGCCCCTGATGGCCGGACAGGCTGCAAGCCACAGACAGTGGAAAGGGCATCATAGCAGAGGTCAGCATTGGACtgcaaagggaaggaggaaggaggaggagtcaGGTCAGATTGCAGGCACAAGCATCCCAGGGTCCCCGCTGGGACCACCCAACACTATGGTGTTCACCATGGATAAAGGCTTAAAAGGGTACATTGTTGATGAATTAAAACCTGCCCACCCTGGGAACTGATGGGGCCACAAAAAATTGACCTGCTTGCCAGCCCTGTCCACACTTGCACTGTGTTATTTTCCCAGTGCTCCAGGTGTGTGCATTCCACTGAGTGCCCCCCCATCCCGCAGCTGTCATTTATTTCCATGATCACTGCCATGAATATTGGGTCTTCCCAGTGCTGAAAAGAGCAAAGCTTTTGACACAGTGTTTGGCTCTGATGTGCTATGTGGTGGGGAATAGTTGAGAGTATATATTACTACATTGGATGAATATAAAATAGGGACGCTTAACATTCACAAgggcataggaaactgccttataccattggcccatccagctcagtattgcctgcacagaCAGGCAGCAGCCCTACAGGGTTTTAGATAGAGAGTCTCACcaagctctgcctggagatgtaGAACCTCagactttctgtgtgcaaagcagattgctctaccattgagctgagGTCCATCCTTCCGAACTAGCATATCAATGGAATCTCAAAAAGGAATCTATGCAGAGATTTCATTAATATGCACATTCATTTAACTGTAACAGTTTCACTGACCAATTCATGCCAAGCTGGATTATTAAATGATCCAATCAGTTCCAAAGGGCTAAACAGGGAGGGGCTGTGGGTGCTGTGCTGAGCACCTCCTTGCCCCCTCCAGTCCAGTGCAGCTCCCCAGGGTGAGAGGAGTCACATTGTCCACTCCCACCACCCAAGCGGTGTTTATGGGTTGGGGAGCATCCCTGTTGCCCTCCAAGGAGTTGGGAGGGATAAGCAAGAGGGGTTTTGTGAAGCTTGAGCACTCCCTGGTGCTCCCCACCCACTCTGTTTTTAATAGTTCTTTTGGTCTAGTCCTGCTTTTACTTATGTGCttgttgttcctatttcttttctccctttcctttcaaAGAGAAGAGATGTACCTTGAGAAAGCTGAGGGTGTTGTGGTAGAATTCCGGGGACGTCTGGCGAAGGATGCGGCTGAGAGCTCCCTGGACAACTGTGCAGGGGCCCAGAATCCTCTGGCTCAGCCTCAGGAGGCCGTCTCTGATCTAAAAGATGCACAGGGGAGAGAGAGCTCAGTAAGGAGGGGCATGACCTGATCCCCAAGTTGATCTAAGAGAGTGAAATTCCGCAGTCACAGCAAGAGCCCTCTTGTGGCTCAGTGTGCCCCCAAACCAAAGGCAGAGCTGGGAAGGTGGGAAAGAGAGTCTGCATTCTACTATGGGTGCTATGGAGGGAACCTGTGCAGAACTTGCACCGGTGTAGAGGGCACAGGAAGTTGGGGAGGGATCTCCTGGCCCTCTCAAGAAGCAGCTGCTACTCAAACCAACTTGTTCCTGTTCAGAGCCCATTTGGAGTAGGGGGCATCGGGCAGCCTTTCACTGACCAGACCCAGGAGGCAGGGAACACTGCCTCCTTGACATCCTAGCACAGACAGTGGGCATTGGGGCACAAAGGCTACATGAATCAGGCTCAGAGGGTGGCTGTGAAGCGGTGGGGGGCATGAACTCTTTTCCTCCATCACACCAGCTCCTGGACCGGGTGCAGAAAGTCAGGGCAGCACCGAGTTCTGCCAacttacctccttcccaaagatcTCCCTGCGATCATGTATGAGAATCCAGCCCATTCTCCAGCCAGGCACCAGCCACCGCTTGGCAAGGCCTCCGCATGAGAGGATAGGCACgttggtgctgagctttgctAGGGACTCATATTTGCAGTCTTCAAACacctagtggggggggggagtgcagaagAAGGAATACCAGAGTAAGTAGTGATAGAAACACCTAATGGGCGTGTGAAGCAGGTAAGGGGGATGCTAGTGCAGCTGGCTGTGATTGTGGAGAAGACCAAGCCACCTCAGGCAGACCCACCCCACTCCCTGCTTTCCCAGCCATGTGTCAGAAGATGGGAGGGAGCTTCTCCCGGGAAGAAGGGTTCCAGCTGCTGTGCTTGGCCTTCCGAGGGGCCAGGGGTGCTTCTGCCTCACTCACCATGTCAGCGTAGATCTCATCGGCCAAGATGGGGACACACTGCCTGGAGGCAActaagagagacagacagaaagaaatcTAGTCAGCCCCCTGACtctgtttccttctttcttccccaGAGCAAGGCCtgggataaacacacacacacacacacacacggtggggGATCCTCACCTGCCAGGATCTTCTGGAGGTGGCTTTTGCTGAAAACGGAGCCACAGGGGTTAGATGGGTTGTTCACAATCAAGCAAGCTGTCTTGTCATCCACCAGCGACTCCATTTGCTTCAGGTCAATTTCCCATGATTTCTCTGGctgcagggagaagaaaagggaggAAGAGGTGAGGAATGCCCCCACTTCAGGACCTCAGCCTGGTACCCATGAACCAGGCTTCCTGCCAGGGTCAGGGTGGGCCGGAGGTCCTGGGCAGGTGAAAAGGGATGGCGGTTGGAGCAACTGTCAACTGGTCAGGATACTGACCCCCCTTTTCTCTTCCAAGAGCCCTGCAACACCTCCCAGCCTGGGTTTGGGCCCAGTCTAAAGAAGGGGAGATGGAGAACAGGTCCCCAGGCCTTGAACACGCGTCAACAGGCAGCCCTTCTTTATAGCTGAGCTCTGTGGAGAGGCAGGCAGAGCCCTGCAAGGGAGCTCCTGCTTGTCTTCCTGCTTGTGCCATGCCTCTCTGCTGCGCCATCTCCTGCCCCAGCTTACCAAGAGGTTGTAGAATTTGACCTCGATGCCCAGGGACTGAGCCAGGGTTTTGTAGAGGGAGAAACCAGGCCGTGGCACCAGGATGTTCTGCCCGGGGTTGGCCAACACAGCCAGGGCCAGCTCAATGGCCTGACTGCAGCCGCTTGTCAGGATCACGTCCTGCAAAGGAAGAGGGAGCAGAGTAGGCTGCTGTGAGCCTGGCGGGTAGCAACCACCAGGAAAGACTAGCCCAGAAGAAGCacagaaggggagggaaaggttTCTTCACTGGCTCTTTCTGGAAATTCCTGGCCAGGAGCctggaatgaagggggggggggtccctgctagcatacagaaggtcccaggttgaatccccaATGGCTCAActtaggctgggagagactctctgcctgaaaccctggagagacaatGTTGCCTGTCAATGTGAACAATAccaagctaggtggaccagttgtctgactcagtaaaaaGCAGCTTCCTGGGTTCCTAATAAAGATTCCAGGCCCAGGATCCTATCTGGGCAAGCTCCAGTTCCAGTACAGTGAGTTGtggaggtgctggccagggtttGCAAAAGCTAATTTTCTCAGCATCAAGGTCAGATGGCAATGCATGCAGCAGTCAGGGTCAGTTACCTGGGCTTCCAAGGGGGCTTCTGGGCAGGTGTAGTAGCCTGCGACCACCTCCCGGCAAGACAAGTAACCTGTGTAGAGGATTCCCAGAAGAGTTGGCATGTTAGActtttgcagcaaaagcaaaataGGGGCTGCATACACTGAAAGCATCTCCCAGGACTTACCTACTGAGGGGGCATAGCCATTATACTGCCCAGAATCCAGGGCCTCCTTCATCGCTTGGATGACCTCATCATCTGTTGGGAGGTTCCCAAACACAGTTGGGTCCCCTGTGGGGAAACATGAGGGGAATCCATGTCACTTGAGGGTGGGGCATTGGCAGGAGCCCCCACCTCGCGGTCCCTCCATAGCCCACCTGCTTACCTATGGACAGAGAGATCAGGGGCTTCTGGTGGTTGGGCTCCACCTTCATGCTGTCCACAATGGCTCGGATGGGGTTGAAGGTCCTCTTGGACATTTCGGAAGCCCTGACGGCCCAGTGGGCCTTGCGGTTTTTCCCCTTGCCCAGAGAAGGGCCCTTCCCGCCATTGAGGCTGACGTGGACATCGAGGATGGAGGGCGGGGACGTCTTGCCATTCACGTGGATCAGGTAGGATTCCATCGCTGGAAAGGAAGTGCAAAGAGCAGGTGGGCCGACATCCATGATTACACAATCCTCTCTTCAAGGCTGCTGTCTGTTCAAGGCCACTGCCATGGCAGAATTGGGTGGAGACATGGGCGCAGCCAAGGGGCAGCGGtggggggagctgcccccccagataaagtaaaacaatagaaatacttaactgaccaatcatgtcgattctgcccctccccaacaaaaatccaAGCTACGTCCATGGGTGGAAGCACCAGTCCTGAGCAGGCAGCTCTTAGTGCAGGAGGAGCCAAGTCAGCTGCCACATCCCCCTAGCAGGACCCTGATCAAGCCTCACAGCAGGGAAGCTGGTAAAAGGGGGTGGAGATGTGCGGGGAGTGGGGCAAGAACTGCAGTTGGGCTGGAGGCCAACTTGGATGAGGGAAATGTGTTTTCCCTCTATGCCCTCCTTCCCACCGAGGTAGGGACAACATGTACTTGGCATGTGAATGACAAGACAccactgcgtgtgtgtgtgttgggcaggCTTTGACCAAGTtctctttcaaaatatatttgtcTAGTTGTGCCTAAGTGCTGGGGGTAGGAGGACACCCCCATTCTTCACTTTGGAGTTCATCTCCAGTAtaaattcactgggtgacctcagggAAGCCATTCTCTCCTGACCTACCTTTCAGGGTTGCTGTTAGGATGAGTGAGAGAGTATTGTTGAAGCACTGTTAGAACTCAAAAAGGGGTGTATAAATGAATTTTGGTCTACTATGAAAAATCCTGTCAAGTGTTTTAGGCTGTTTGTCTTTAagccatgattttttaaaaaatcaaattgatTAATTATAGAGACAGATTTAAGAACAAAAGGGAGTGATTTGTCAGGAATTTCAAATGCCATTTGAGAAGCCCAAACAGTGTCGTCGGAACCTGAGAATGACCACCAAGGGATCTTATGGGCAAGATCCAAGGGCTGAGTCAGCCACTGTCCTTGTAAAACACTGAGGGGAAAACCCAGCAAACATTGGACCAGGAGAGAAAGAAGGGAAGGAGCCCTGCACTTGCCTTGGGAGAAATATGACTTGCAttgcccccttccctccctctgtccccctgTCTCGCTCCAAAGAATCTGGCACAGCTGGAGAGAGCTGAGAAGGCAAAGCTGGTGGGATGTGGCAAAGGAAGCAGCAAGGTGAGTGAGAGGCAGCTGGTGGCTCCCTGGGCAAGAAGGGCACATGAGAGCCAGGGGCACAACTAAGAAGTCTCCAGTGCCAGCTGCAAAAGGCCAAGGAACCTCTTCACGTTGGCTGAAAAGTCATTTCCTCTCTGTACTCCCAGAATAAAACAATAATCATAATATGGCAGTAAATTTGGTTGCAGGTGTGGTGCCACCTGCCTCCCAAGATAAAGCCAGCCTGCACCCTCCACCCCGAGCCACCTCAAGTCCTGGCTCCTCTTGGAACAAGCTACACAGACGCCAAAACCACTCTCCACAGACGCCAGAATTCCTCGGTTCCTTGTTCCAGAGCCTCCGCTGGCCCAAGAGGCCAGGCCAGTCCCTTTGCAATTGTCCACCTCCAGGTTCTCTGTTGTGTCTGCTCAGGTCACTCCTGGTCTCCGGAGGGTGTACATGCTGGGACAGGGGTGTCCCAGGAAAAGCACCTGAGTTCTGCCTCCGCCACTTTGTTGCAGCCCTTCATGCGGTGCTTGTTCCCCGCAAAGGACTCCATCCCAGGGACCGTGGACACCAGCTCAGACCCCGTCAGGCTTACAGGTGGCACCTCAAGGAGCCTCTTACCTAtgtggcagcagctgcagctttgtGTGGTGGCAAAGGTGGGCGAACGAGGCACCTCTGATGAACCTGGCAGGCCGCACTGCCTGCTCTGGAGCTGCTGAATGGGGAGATCAGAGCCTTCCCTTGGCCCTTTTATGTGGGATAGGCGGGCAGGAGCACAACAGGGCCCCACTGCAGATTCCCAGCCAAGAACTGGGTGTCAGCTTGGAGACCTTTAATGATTGGCTGATAGGGAGggctgcactcccccccccaatcaggacacacagacacaccagcTCAGTAATAGTCtagctccaaacatctggagcaaACACTGCCTGGATGTTAACCCTTCGACTGCCATCTACACCCCCACAACTCCCCGATCCCGTTTGTGAAGTGCGAGCACAAAATTGGGGTAGGGCCCCTCCCAGTCTGGCCTTGGCAGGTCAGGTGAGTATGCCACCCCTCCAGTAC contains:
- the TAT gene encoding tyrosine aminotransferase isoform X1, with translation MISEAGFRKKLVFVSQGFSPNAAGPNSRKQLKLIQGGDLFCVLSSTWLPPSPPSSSAFQLEFQQGSPERFSAAAMESYLIHVNGKTSPPSILDVHVSLNGGKGPSLGKGKNRKAHWAVRASEMSKRTFNPIRAIVDSMKVEPNHQKPLISLSIGDPTVFGNLPTDDEVIQAMKEALDSGQYNGYAPSVGYLSCREVVAGYYTCPEAPLEAQDVILTSGCSQAIELALAVLANPGQNILVPRPGFSLYKTLAQSLGIEVKFYNLLPEKSWEIDLKQMESLVDDKTACLIVNNPSNPCGSVFSKSHLQKILAVASRQCVPILADEIYADMVFEDCKYESLAKLSTNVPILSCGGLAKRWLVPGWRMGWILIHDRREIFGKEIRDGLLRLSQRILGPCTVVQGALSRILRQTSPEFYHNTLSFLKSNADLCYDALSTVCGLQPVRPSGAMYLMVGIQMEHFPEFENDVEFTERLIAEQSVFCLPATCFEYPNFFRVVITVPEEMMVEACRRIQQFCERHYEGAEGSQDLECDK
- the TAT gene encoding tyrosine aminotransferase isoform X2, which encodes MESYLIHVNGKTSPPSILDVHVSLNGGKGPSLGKGKNRKAHWAVRASEMSKRTFNPIRAIVDSMKVEPNHQKPLISLSIGDPTVFGNLPTDDEVIQAMKEALDSGQYNGYAPSVGYLSCREVVAGYYTCPEAPLEAQDVILTSGCSQAIELALAVLANPGQNILVPRPGFSLYKTLAQSLGIEVKFYNLLPEKSWEIDLKQMESLVDDKTACLIVNNPSNPCGSVFSKSHLQKILAVASRQCVPILADEIYADMVFEDCKYESLAKLSTNVPILSCGGLAKRWLVPGWRMGWILIHDRREIFGKEIRDGLLRLSQRILGPCTVVQGALSRILRQTSPEFYHNTLSFLKSNADLCYDALSTVCGLQPVRPSGAMYLMVGIQMEHFPEFENDVEFTERLIAEQSVFCLPATCFEYPNFFRVVITVPEEMMVEACRRIQQFCERHYEGAEGSQDLECDK